In Oryza brachyantha chromosome 1, ObraRS2, whole genome shotgun sequence, the following are encoded in one genomic region:
- the LOC102705780 gene encoding serine hydroxymethyltransferase 7-like, whose amino-acid sequence MDLSRPESSDLSLGLHSLAHARGHAVAGPLRLFDDLEDAKPEGSVGGGGGGGGGGGDEEDGEEGGDQHFSLLGHALCVKRPRRALYGGGGGGGGGGEASSCSSSSSSLHPAKRQATAERGADLEARRGAVRAWGNQTLAEADPDVHALMELERERQVRGIELIASENFVCRAVLEALGSHLTNKYSEGHPGARYYGGNQHIDGIERLCHERALVAFGLDPACWGVNVQPYSCTSANLAVYTGLLLPKDRIMGLEPPSGGHVSHGYYTPSGKKVSGASIFFESLSYKVNPQTGYIDYDKLEERAMEFHPKILICGGSSYPREWDFARMRLIADKCGAVLMCDMAHISGLVAAKECRSPFDYCDVVTSTTHKNLRGPRGGIIFFRRGKKLRRRTGSFSQGDGNDYDFEDRINFAVFPSMQGGPHNNHIAALAITLKQVSTPEYKAYIIQVKKNAQALASALLRRKCRLVTGGTDNHLVLWDLRTFGLTGKNFEKVCEACHISINKTPIYGDNGSISPGGVRIGTPAMTTRGCLEDDFELIADFLIRATQIASNLLKEHGKKQNDFLRGLQNNKDIVELRNQVENFALQFAMPGFDV is encoded by the exons ATGGATCTCTCGCGGCCGGAATCGTCGGACCTCTCGCTGGGTCTCCACTCGCTCGCCCACGCCCGCGGGCACGCGGTCGCCGGGCCGCTGCGGCTGTTTGATGACTTGGAGGATGCGAAGCCGGAGGGGAGCGTcgggggcggaggaggaggaggaggaggaggaggagacgaggaggatggggaggagggtggcgaccAGCACTTCTCCCTCCTCGGCCACGCGCTCTGCGTCaagcgcccgcgccgcgcgctctacggcggcggaggtgggggtgggggtggaggagaggcgtcctcctgctcctcttcctcctcgtcgctgCACCCGGCGAAGCGgcaggcgacggcggagcGCGGCGCGGATCTGGAGGCCCGACGCGGCGCCGTCCGCGCGTGGGGCAACCAGACGCTGGCGGAGGCCGACCCGGACGTGCACGCGCTGATGGAGCTCGAGCGGGAGCGCCAGGTGCGGGGGATCGAGCTGATCGCGTCGGAGAACTTCGTCTGCCGCGCGGTGCTCGAGGCTCTGGGCAGCCACCTCACCAACAAGTACTCGGAGGGGCATCCCGGAGCTCGCTACTATGGAGGGAACCAGCACATCGACGGCATCGAGCGCCTCTGCCACGAGCGCGCCCTCGTTGCCTTCGGTCTCGACCCCGCCTGCTGGGGCGTCAACGTCCAGCCCTACTCCTGCACCTCTGCAAATCTAGCTGTTTACACAGGTCTCCTCCTCCCTAAAGACCGTATCATGGGGCTTGAGCCGCCTTCTGGTGGCCATGTCAGCCATGGGTACTACACACCGAGTGGTAAGAAGGTGTCTGGAGCTTCTATATTCTTCGAGAGCTTATCATACAAGGTGAATCCACAGACTGGATATATCGATTATGACAAGCTCGAGGAACGGGCAATGGAATTTCACCCCAAGATTCTCATATGTGGTGGGAGCTCATACCCCAGGGAGTGGGACTTTGCACGGATGAGGCTCATTGCTGACAAGTGCGGTGCAGTGCTCATGTGCGACATGGCACATATCAGCGGGCTTGTTGCAGCAAAG GAATGTCGTAGTCCCTTTGATTACTGTGATGTGGTTACATCAACTACACACAAGAATCTAAGAGGTCCTAGAGGtggtataatatttttcaggagagggaaaaaattaaggagGCGGACTGGATCTTTTTCTCAAGGGGATGGAAATGATTATGACTTTGAGGACAGGATAAATTTTGCCGTTTTCCCTTCAATGCAAGGTGGACCTCACAACAACCACATTGCTGCCTTGGCAATAACGCTGAAGCAAGTTTCCACACCTGAATATAAAGCATACATTATACAAGTCAAGAAAAACGCCCAAGCTTTGGCATCAGCATTACTCAGAAGAAAATGCAGATTAGTTACTGGTGGCACTGATAACCACTTGGTACTTTGGGACCTCAGAACATTTGGCTTGACTG gGAAGAACTTTGAGAAGGTCTGTGAGGCATGCCACATATCCATCAATAAGACACCAATATATGGCGATAATGGCTCAATATCTCCTGGGGGAGTTCGGATTG GAACACCTGCAATGACTACTAGAGGTTGCTTGGAAGATGACTTTGAGTTGATCGCAGATTTCCTCATCAGAGCCACACAAATAGCTAGTAATCTTCTGAAAGAACATGGGAAAAAACAGAACGATTTTCTGAGGGGCCTACAGAACAATAAAGATATTGTAGAACTGCGAAATCAGGTTGAGAATTTTGCATTGCAGTTTGCAATGCCAGGTTTTGATGTATGA
- the LOC102712036 gene encoding 5'-3' exonuclease → MAAVPLPPPAASMAQPLAAVAVAVARLRPFRLCATPHASVSSSPSPSTSAVSSPPPPARHSRKQLVGRDGAPAKPAAKPRVFFLDVNPICFRGSQRSLSAFARWLALFFAHVSLRDPVVAVLDGEGGNEYRRRLLPSYKAHRPRGPGTGADSRVVDVLRECNVPVVRVDGYEADDVVATLTEQVLQKDYRVVIGSPDKDFKQLISEDVQLVMPIPEIGRWSFYTLRHYIAQYKCDPTADLSLRCFIGDEADGVPGIQNLVPGFGRKTAVKLLKKHGSLENLLRTAAVRTVGKDYAQDALVKHADYLRKNYEVLSLKRDVNVQLDDRWLSTRDSRNDSSVLSDFILKFNEGQKINSR, encoded by the exons atggcggcggtgcCACTGCCACCTCCCGCCGCGAGCATGGCGCAGCCACTAGCtgcggtcgccgtcgcggtggCGAGACTTCGGCCATTCCGCCTCTGTGCGACCCCGCACGCCTCCGTGTCGTCTTCGCCCTCTCCTTCCACCTCGGCCGTCtccagcccgccgccgcccgcgagGCATTCCCGCAAGCAGCTGGTGGGCAGGGACGGCGCCCCGGCGAAGCCCGCGGCGAAACCTCGGGTGTTCTTCCTCGACGTCAACCCTATCTGCTTCCGCGGATCCCAACGCAGCCTCAGCGCCTTCGCGCGCTGGCTCGCGCTCTTCTTCGCGCACGTCAGTCTCCGCgaccccgtcgtcgcc GTTTTGGACGGAGAGGGTGGGAACGAGTACCGGAGGCGGCTGCTCCCGTCCTACAAGGCACACCGACCTCGCGGCCCTGGTACAGGCGCCGACTCGCGCGTCGTCGACGTTCTTCGCGAGTGCAATGTTCCG GTTGTCAGAGTCGACGGGTACGAGGCAGACGATGTAGTGGCTACTTTAACAGAGCAAGTTTTACAGAAAGATTATAGAGTTGTCATCGGCTCACCAGACAAGGACTTCAAGCAGCTGATATCTGAAGATGTCCAGTTAGTTATGCCCATTCCTGAGATTGGCCGTTGGTCCTTCTATACGCTGAGGCATTATATTGCACAGTACAAGTGTGACCCAACTGCAGATTTGAGCCTCA GGTGCTTCATTGGTGATGAAGCAGATGGTGTGCCAGGAATCCAGAACCTTGTTCCTGGTTTTGGTCGAAAAACTGCAGTAAAACTACTAAAGAAACATGGTTCATTGGAAAACTTGCTTCGTACAGCTGCAGTTAGAACCGTTGGCAAGGATTATGCTCAGGATGCCCTAGTTAAGCATGCAGATTACCTTCGGAAAAATTACGAAGTTCTCAGCTTAAAGAG GGATGTAAATGTACAGCTTGACGACAGATGGTTATCCACAAGAGACTCGCGCAATGACAGCAGTGTTTTGTCTGACTTCATCCTTAAATTTAACGAAGGGCAGAAGATAAATAGCAGGTAG
- the LOC102711755 gene encoding patellin-3-like has product MAEEPQPEAAAATEVAVTEKAPAEAVAEKKAEEATPAVEAEAQEEKKDEEEVAAAAAGDDGGAIEGTGSFKEESNLVADLPDPEKKALDEFKQLIAAALAAGEFNLPPPPPPPKAKAEAAAEETKTEEAKAEEPAKAEEPAKEEPKAEVAAATAEATTEEPKAEASSEEPKAEAASDEPKAEEPVKEEPKAEAAPAAVEEAKPAEQEPEEKTVVVTEEAATKTVEAIEETVVPAAAPAASASEEAAAPAPEPEAQAAVPEPVLIWGVPLVGDDERTDTVLLKFLRAREFKVKEAMAMLKSAVLWRKRFGIESLLDADLGLPELDNVVFYRGADREGHPVCYNVYGEFQDKDMYEKAFGDEEKRERFLKWRIQLLERGILSQLDFSPSGICSMVQVTDLKNSPPMLGKHRAVTRQAVALLQDNYPEFIAKKVFINVPWWYLAANKMMSPFLTQRTKSKFLFASPAKSAETLFRYIAPEQVPVQFGGLFKEDDPEFTTSDAVTELTIKASSKETVEIPASENSTIVWELRVLGWEVSYGAEFTPDAEGGYTVIVQKTRKVPANEEPIMKGSFKVGEPGKIVLTINNAASKKKKLLYRSKVKSTSESI; this is encoded by the exons ATGGCGGAGGAGCCGCAGCCtgaggccgccgcggcgaccgaGGTGGCCGTGACCGAGAAGGCGCCGGCtgaggcggtggcggagaagaaggcggaggaggcgactCCTGCGGTGGAGGCTGAGGcgcaggaggagaagaaggatgaggaggaggtggcggcggcggcggccggtgatGACGGGGGTGCCATAGAGGGGACTGGTTCGTTCAAGGAGGAGAGTAACCTGGTGGCTGATCTCCCCGACCCGGAGAAGAAGGCGCTTGATGAGTTTAAGCAGctgatcgccgccgccctcgccgccggtgagttCAACctgcctccccctccgccgccaccgaagGCCAAGGCtgaagccgccgccgaggagacCAAGACGGAGGAGGCCAAGGCCGAGGAGCCGGCCAAGGCTGAGGAGCCGGCCAAGGAGGAGCCCAAggccgaggtggcggcggccacggcggagGCAACAACCGAGGAGCCAAAGGCCGAGGCGTCGTCCGAAGAGCCCAAGGCTGAGGCGGCGTCCGACGAGCCCAAGGCCGAGGAACCGGTCAAGGAGGAGCCCAAGGctgaggcggcgccggcggcggttgAAGAAGCCAAGCCGGCCGAGCAGGAGCCGGAGGAGAAGACGGTTGTGGTCACCGAGGAGGCGGCCACCAAGACGGTTGAGGCGATCGAGGAAACCGTCGTGCCCGCTGCCGCGCCTGCGGCCTCCGCCTCAGAGGaagcggccgcgccggcgccggagccagAGGCACAGGCCGCGGTGCCTGAGCCCGTATTGATCTGGGGTGTGCCGCTGGTAGGCGACGATGAGCGTACCGACACGGTGCTGCTCAAGTTCCTGCGCGCGCGCGAGTTCAAGGTGAAGGAAGCCATGGCGATGCTCAAGTCGGCCGTGCTGTGGCGCAAGCGCTTCGGCATCGAGTCGCTCCTCGACGCCGACCTCGGCCTACCGGAACTTGACAACGTGGTGTTCTACCGTGGCGCCGACCGCGAGGGCCACCCCGTGTGCTACAACGTCTACGGCGAGTTCCAGGACAAGGACATGTACGAGAAGGCGTTCGGCGACGAGGAGAAGCGGGAGCGCTTCCTCAAATGGCGCATCCAGCTTCTGGAGCGCGGCATCCTGTCGCAGCTGGACTTCTCACCGAGCGGCATCTGCTCCATGGTTCAGGTTACAGACCTCAAGAACTCGCCACCTATGCTCGGCAAGCACCGCGCCGTCACCCGCCAGGCCGTAGCGCTGCTCCAGGACAACTACCCCGAGTTTATCGCCAAGAAG GTGTTCATCAATGTGCCATGGTGGTATCTCGCTGCCAACAAAATGATGAGCCCGTTCCTCACGCAGCgtactaagagcaagttcttATTTGCCAGCCCAGCCAAATCAGCAGAGACCCTCTTCAG ATATATCGCACCAGAGCAAGTCCCTGTCCAATTCGGAGGCCTCTTCAAGGAGGATGATCCTGAGTTCACCACCTCTGATGCTGTTACCGAGCTCACAATCAAAGCTTCGTCGAAAGAAACCGTTGAGATTCCTGCCTCTGAG AACTCCACGATTGTATGGGAGCTTCGAGTGCTTGGATGGGAGGTAAGCTATGGGGCAGAGTTCACTCCTGATGCCGAGGGTGGATACACGGTCATCGTGCAGAAAACAAGGAAGGTGCCTGCAAATGAGGAACCAATCATGAAAGGCAGCTTCAAGGTTGGTGAGCCTGGAAAGATTGTGCTGACGATCAACAATGCTGCatcaaagaagaagaagctccTCTACAGATCCAAGGTCAAGAGCACCAGTGAGTCCATCTGA
- the LOC102711485 gene encoding myb-related protein 308-like: MGRSPCCEKAHTNKGAWTKEEDQRLIAYIKAHGEGCWRSLPKAAGLLRCGKSCRLRWMNYLRPDLKRGNFTDEDDELIIKLHALLGNKWSLIAGQLPGRTDNEIKNYWNTHIKRKLLSRGIDPQTHRPVSAGSSAAEASGLTTTASTAGFPSLAPAPASRLYNPVHTAPSSNVSFARAATSPPSEDGHSSSGGSTDAPRCPDLNIDLDLDLSMGLPCSPPKTPAAASSTSTSHHHHQQKQPICLCYHLGVRDGEVCSCKTASPAGPRALQYLRPLEEGQYI, translated from the exons ATGGGGAGGTCGCCGTGCTGCGAGAAGGCGCACACCAACAAGGGGGCGTGGACCAAGGAGGAGGACCAGCGGCTGATCGCGTACATCAAGGCGCACGGCGAGGGGTGCTGGCGGTCGCTGCCCAAGGCGGCCGGGCTGCTCCGGTGCGGCAAGAGCTGCCGGCTCCGGTGGATGAACTACCTCCGCCCCGACCTCAAGCGCGGCAACTTcaccgacgaggacgacgagctCATCATCAAGCTGCATGCCTTGCTCGGCAACAA GTGGTCGTTGATAGCGGGGCAGCTGCCTGGCCGGACGGACAACGAGATCAAGAACTACTGGAACACGCACATCAAGCGCAAGCTCCTCAGCCGCGGCATCGACCCGCAGACGCACCGACCGGTCAGCGCCGGGAGCAGCGCCGCCGAGGCGAGCGGCCTGACCACGACGGCCAGCACCGCCGGCTTCCCGTccctggcgccggcgccggcgtccagGCTCTACAACCCGGTTCACACGGCGCCGTCGAGCAATGTGAGCTTCGCCAGGGCCGCGACGTCCCCGCCGTCGGAGGACGGccacagcagcagcggcggcagcacgGACGCGCCGCGGTGCCCCGACCTGAACATCGACCTCGACCTCGACCTGTCCATGGGCCTGCCGTGCTCGCCGCCCAagacgccggccgccgcgtcgtccacGTCCACGTcgcatcaccaccaccagcagaaGCAGCCCATCTGCCTCTGCTACCACCTCGGCgtccgcgacggcgaggtctgCAGCTGCAAGacggcctcgccggccggtCCACGCGCGCTCCAGTATCTCAGGCCACTGGAGGAGGGCCAGTACATATAG